CGGCTGCGCGTACACGGAACCGTCCAGGTCGACACTCGTCCACTCGGGACGGGGGTTGGAAACACGAGGCGAGCTGGGATCATTTCCGGTTCTAGCGACGTCACGGTCGTAGGTGCCCCAGGTGTCGGCAGGCGTCCGGCTCTGCACCGTTGTCGTCGATGTAGCGAAAGGCGGCACCGAAGTTGTGACCGTCCGCAACCCGGCTGTCTTGGTCGGCGCGGACCCAGGGTTCGACCCGCTGGAGCACGAAACGAGCATGGCAGCAACAGGAACCGTTCCGGCGAGAAGAACCGTCCGCAATGATGATGGCCCTCTCGTCCCGCTCATTCGGAAGAGGATCCCACGCGGTCGGCAGTGCGGGGGGCGCATGGCAGCGGCGTTCATGCTGGTGGCGGAAGCCCGTGCGGAGGTCGGCTGATTAGACCGGCTGGGATTGGGTATTGCAGGGACTCGCGTTCGCGAACCTCGGAACGATTGGAGGACGACATTGCTCACCGTGACTGCCGAAGCCGCCGATGCCATCCAGGATCTGGTATCGGACCACCCCGGCGCAGGACTGCGGATCTCCTCGAGGGGCAACGACGGTAACCAGGTCGAGCTCGGCCTTGCTCTCACCGAACAGCCCGGACCCAGCGATCAAGTGATCGAGCAGGAGGGGTGCAGAGTATTCGTGGAGGACGCGGTGGCGCCCCTTCTCGACGGACGAACCCTCGACGCCCGCTTGACCGGCGAGGAGGAGCTGCGCTTCACGCTGCTCCCCTGAGCAGCTGGAGCTAGACCGCTAGACCGCTCCGACCGCGAGTACCCCGGCGGTCTCCAGGGCGACGCGCAAATCGTGAGGGTTGGTTGACGCGGCCATCGCGGAGCGCAGAGATATCTCGCCGCTTTGCACCAGGCGGAACAGGCTCTGGTCGAACGTCTGCATGCCGAGGTACTCGCCGTCCTCGATCTGTTTCTCGATGGTGTCGCCGCCGCTCGAAGGGTCGACGATCTTGTCGGCGATCCGCCCGGTGACGACCATCGCTTCGATCGCTGCCGCCCGTCCCTCGCCGCTGGCGAGCGGAACAAGGCGCTGGCTCAGGACCCCCTTCAACACGCCGGCGAGAGTCAGGCGGACCTGCTTCTGCTGGTAGGAAGGGAAGAAGTCGACGATCCGGTTCACCGTGTCCGTGGCGTTCGCGGTGTGGAGGGTGGAGAGGACCAGGTGGCCGGTTTCGGCCGCACTGAGAGCCGCGTTCACGGTCTCGGTGTCGCGCATCTCGCCGATGAAGATCACGTCGGGGTCCTGGCGAAGCACTCGCCGCATCGCCTGGGCGTAGTCGTTCGTGTCGGTGCCGATCTCCCGTTGCCAGATGACCGATCGCTTGTCGGTGTGGATTACCTCGATCGGATCTTCGATGGTGACGATCTTGCAGGCCCGGGTGCTGTTGATGTGGTCGATCATCGCCGCGAGCGTGGTGGTCTTACCCGAACCCGTCGGTCCCGTGACCAGGATCATGCCCCGGTGCTCGGTGGACAGCCTGGTGACGATCGGCGGCAACCCGAGCGCCTCGGCGGTCACCGCGTTCGGCAGCACCCGCCGAAGGACGATGGCCGCGCTGCCCCGCTGGCGGCACGCGTTCCCGCGGAACCGCCCGATGCCGGGAACCGACAAAGAGAAGTCCGCCTCGCCGGTGCGCTCGTACTCCTCGTAACGGTCGGCGGGCAGAACCTTGGCGAGCACCGCCTGCAAGGCGGTGGCGTTGAGCGCCGGGAACGGCGCCGGCCGGAGGTCGGCGTTGACCCGCACCCTGGGCGGGCTGTTGGCCCCTAGGTGAAGATCCGAACCGCCTTGTTCGATCAGATGGGCAAGGATTTCTGTGAGGTCAACCACCCGGGAGTTATCGGCAGGAAGGCCCGTTTTCCTGAGTTTGGCTATTTATTCCGGCGCTCGCCGGTCGCAATGCCGATCAGGGCGACGTGCCGGTTCGCCGGTCAGGCCACCGCCGTCGGCCTAAAGCGGGCGGTGAGCGTAACATCCGGCCCGGAGGTCACCAATGAAAGAGCTCGTTTACCACCGCTACCTGCTCCCGACCGTCGAGCGGCTGACGTCCGAGCCGGCGTCGGTCGACGGCGAGTTCGTCGCCAGCTACGAGCAGCACCTCGAGCGGGTCAACCGCCTGGCCGACGGCATGCGCACCGAGCTTGGCGTAGAAAAGGGCGACCGCTACGCGGTGATGACCCTCAACGGACACCACTATCTCGAGCTGTACCACGCGTCCTTGCTCTCCGGGAGCATCATCAACCCGCTGAACCTCAGGCTTGCCCCGATGGAGCTGTCGTTCATCTTGAAGGACTCGGGATCCAAGGTGTGCTTCGCCGACGCCTTCTTCGCTTCACACATCGAGAAGATCCGTGAAGAAGCCGGCCTGGAGAAGCTGGTTCTGGTGGGCGACACCTTTGGCGGCGATGTGGCGCACGACGCGTCTTACGAAGACGTCGTCGCGGCCGGCGACAACGTGCTTCCCGCCGAGCCCGACGAGGACGACATCTCGATCCTCATGTACACGGGCGGGACGACCGGATTGCCGAAAGGCGTGGTGATCGATCAGCGGGCACTCATGCTCGATCTCTACAAGGTGGCGACGCGATTCGGGATGGATCAGGACTTCGTGTACCTGCACCAGACGCCGATGTTCCACGCCGCTTCGCTAGGTGCCATCCTCGCCATTCCGGCGGTCGGCGGACTCACCGCCTATGTCGCTTTGTTCGATCCGGCGAAGGTGCTTGAAGCCGTGGAACAGCACCACGTGAACATGACCGTGATGGTCCCGACCATGATCTCGATGCTGCTCGACCATCCCGACTTCAAGCCGGAGCGCCTGTCGTCGCTGCACAGCCTGGTCTACGGCGCTTCCCCCATGTCGACCGCGCTGCTCCAGCGAGTCCTCGACACCTTCCCGGACATGTCCATCTACCAGGGGTACGGGATGACCGAGAACTGCGGGCTGCTCACCTGCCTGGGGCCGGAAGAGCACCGTGCAGGCGGTGACTTGCTGCGGTCGGCAGGGCGGCCGATGCCCGGCTCGGTGGTATCGATCCAGGACGAGGCAGGAAACATTCTGAAACCCGGGGAGACCGGCGAGGTGTGCGCGCAGGCGGGCAATTACATGCGCGAGTACTGGAACCGTCCCGAAGAGACGGAGGCCGCCTTCAGGGGAGGCTGGTACCACACCGGCGACGCCGGCTACGTCGATTCGGCGGGTTACGTGTACCTCATCGACCGGGTGAAGGACATGATCGTCACCGGCGGGGAGAACGTGTACTCGGCTGAGGTGGAGAACGCGATCGCCAGCCACCCCGGCGTGGCGCAGGTCGCTGTGATCGGGGTGCCCTCTGACCGGTGGGGCGAGGAGGTGCTCGCAATCATCGTGCTGAAGGAGGGCGCGCAGCCGACGGTCGAAGACATCCAGCACTGGGCTCGAGAGCGGATCGCCGGCTACAAGGTCCCGAAGAGGGTCGAGTTCCGGGCCGAGCCGCTACCGCTGTCCGGGGCGATGAAGGTGCTCAAGCGTGAGCTGCGAGCCCCTTACTGGGAAGGGCGCGAGCGGGCAGTCGAATAGCAGGCCCCAACCGGGCAGGTGTCACGGTCAGGCGTGGGGTAGGGGCCCCACGCTCTGAAGGAGGTTGGGGTTGGGGCCCCAACCGGGCAGGTGTTACGGCTGCGACGTCGTCGTAGAACAGGACAACGACGGGGCTTTTGCCCCGACCAGCCCCAATGCCGAGTCGAGCTGGTTCTGGGCCGAGGGCGATACGACCTCGGATGAGTCCGCCTGACCGCCGGAGGAGTCCACCGCGGCCTGGTTGGCGCAGACTCCGGCGATCCCGTTCCCGACGACCTTCGACGGGTTGAGGTTCGACCCAGGGCTCGACGAGTTGCACGATCGAGCTCCGATGACCGTGCAGATGAGGAGAACGAGGACAGTCACCACCTTGAGCATCAGCCGCGCTCGCACAGAGAGAGGATCGGCCGTAGCCCAAGGACCTGTACAGCCCTTCCGTTTCTGCGCCGATAAATCGTCGTGGCGGACCTTAAGGAGGAACGCTTGAACGAGGAGCAGGTCGACCCGAGTGTGAATGTGAACGGGTCTGCGCGATCCGGCGCCGAGTTGGATCTCGACGCCCAGCTGGAACTGCTCGGCCACGAAGTTCAGGCACGAGCCGGCGAGATCGCGGCCGCGGTCCTTCAGTGGTGGGACAACCGGCATCCGGAATCGTCGAGGGCTACCGACCTACAGATCCGCGAAGACATTGTCAGGACGACCGAGCTGGGCGCCGCCACGCTCGGCCGGTTCCTGGTAACCCGCACGCTTCCTTCCGCCGAGGAGCGCGACACCATATCCGCCCCGGGCAAGGCGCCCCTCCATGACACCATCTCGATCGGGGAGCTCACCAAGCTCTACCTGGTCTGGCGCGACACGACATATGAGAGGCTCGGGCGGTGGGGGCACGAACTCTGCATCAGCGATAAGGCCATCGCCTCGGCGAAGGACTTCGCGCGGATCGGCTCCGACAGTTCGATCGTGAACGTCGTCCGCGAATTCGAATCGGAGTTCCACAAGCTTCGCCGGGAGCTGTCGGAGGAACAGCAGCGGCTGGCGCACAACGCGCTGCACGACGGCCTCACCGGATTGCCGAACCGCACGCTGCTGGTGGATCGCCTGGAGCAGCTGACCGCCAAGCCGTCCAGGAACCGACAGGGTTTCGCCGTGCTGTTCATCGATATCGACCGCTTCAAGTCGGTCAACGACCTCGCCGGCCACAGCGCAGGAGATGCTCTCCTCATCTCCGTGGCGGCTCGGCTTCGCGGCGTCATCCGCACCGGCGACACGCTTGCTCGGCTGGGGGGCGACGAGTTCGTCATCCTCTGTCCGGATCTCTCCGATCCGGAAAGCGAGGCGGCAGCAGTCGCCGAACGGGTAACGGCTGTCGTTTCCCAACCTTTCAGGCTCGGCGATCCGGCGCAGGAGTTCTACGTGTCCGCCAGCGTCGGCGTCGGGATAGCTGGTGCGGGCGATGACGCCGAATCGCTACTGCTGCGCGCCGACGCTGCCATGTACGCGGCCAAGAACCGTGGGGGCAGCGGCTTCCAGATCTACGACGAGTCGGTCGACCGGAGCCTCCGCCGGCGACCCGAGCTGCTCAACGACCTCCACGGCGCCGCCGGGAGGGGGGAGATCTCGGTTCACTACCAGCCGGTTGTCGACCTGTCGAGCGACCGGATCGTATGGCTGGAGGCTCTCGCCCGTTGGGACCACCCCAGATTCGGGCGCGTCGGACCCGACGAGTTCATACCTCTCGCCGAAGAGAGCGGGGTCATACTCCCGCTGGGCCGATGGGTGATCGAACATGCCGTCGCCGACTGCGCCCGGTGGACGAGCTCGGGCCGCGCGGGCGTCGGCGTTGCCGTAAACGTCTCCGGGCGGCAGTTCACCGACGACGGGCTTCCAGATTTCGTCGCCGGTGTCATCGGAGACACCGGTCTCGACCCCAAGCTGCTCACCCTCGAAATAACCGAGAGCGTGATCGTCACCTCGGAGGCGGCCACTCAGCGAGCCTTGGACGCGCTCAAGGAGATCGGCGTCCGCCTGGCCATCGACGACTTCGGGACCGGGTACTCCTCGCTGGCGTACCTGCGGCGGCTCCCGATCGACGTTCTCAAGGTCGACCGGAGCTTCGTGTCCGGCCTCGGCGACGCGGGCAACGACGCTGCGATCGTCAACGCCATGGTCGAGCTTGCTCGGAGCCTTCGGTTGGCGGTCGTGGCCGAGGGTGTTGAGACGGCTGCAGAGCTCGAAATGGTGAAGCGCGCCGGATGCGACGAGGCCCAGGGTTACCTGCTGGGAAGGCCCGGGCCCCTCTGACCGATCCTGCCGGCGGGCGAGGAATCAGCCCGCCGGTGGCGAACCATTCAAACCATGCGCAGGCGCCGCGGACGTTTCCTGCTCGGCGCGTGCGTGGCGGCATGTGCTGCCATCGTGGGACTGGTCCAGCCGGTCCGGGCCGCCAACGGTGATCGGCTCGCGGGGTGCCAGCTCGACCGTCAGGCGGTGGCCTACAAATCCGGTGGTGTCCTGGTCGAACCCCAACCCAGGTCGGCTCCGGTTCCGTGTCTCGTCGCGACCGGTTTCGGCGGTTCCGAGCCGCAGGTCGTGGCCCTGAAGAACGGCGGGCTGGTCTACGAACCGGCGATCATCACCCCTGGACTGGCCGGCACCGGGTTCCTGCCGGGCGCACCTGGTCCTCGACTAAGCACCATGTTCAGTCCCGGCGGGTTGGCGGTATCCAACGACAACGGAGCGACCTGGTCCTTCAACGAGCCCGCCGGTGCGACTTGGGTCCCCCAGGACGACGCCCTTTACGTCGACCGTGAGACCGCCCGGTTGTTCTATTACGCCCTAGCCGCAAATCCGGTTCCTCAAGGTGGGGTAGTCCCGCCCCAGGATCAGATCCCCGCCGGCGAGGCGCATCTGATGATGAGCCCAGACGGGGGGAAGACCTGGAACGAGGTCAGCCTCCCCGGGTTCGTCGAGTCGGAGAACCCGCGGTTCACCTCTGCGCCGCCGCGGCCCGGCCAGCCTTCGCCGTCTGGCTACCCGGACGTCGTGTACTGGTGCGGCAACAATGCCGTCAACCTCGGGCTCCCTCTGCCCGGCTTCCGGGCGTGTTACCGCACGCTCGACGGGGGATTCACGTGGAGACAGGTGTCGTTGCTCGGAAGCGCTCCGGCGCCGCAGCACGGCCAGTGTGGCACCAGTCAAGAGACATTCTCCGACATGGACCCCAACTACCCCCAAGGCGCCCCGGACGGGTCGGTCTACGCCGAGGTCCAGTGCGGCTCGACGACGTTCCTAGCCCGCAGCTTCGACGAGGGGCAGACCTGGCCGCTTGTCGACCGCCAGGACGGAAAGCCGGTCACGCTTCCCGTCAACGGTGAGCTCCGGGTCGGCACCCACGGCGACCTGTACCTCGCCGACCAGAAGGGGTCGGCCGTCGACCTTCGGGTTTCCAGGGACGGCGGGCGGACCTGGAGCAGCCCGGTGGACATGACCCCGCCAGGAGTCGGAACGATCGTGCAGTGGGCGTTTGCGGAAAGGGGCGCCGGCGAGGTGGCGGCCTCCTACTTGGTACAAAGAGGGAGCCAGTCCCTGTACGACGGTTATCTCAGCTTCACGCTGGACGCGCGGGACGCCGACCCGACTTTCTGGGGCGCCTCCCTCAACCCCCTCTCCGACCCGATGCGTACCAGCGCCCCCCCGCAGGCGCGCGACGACTACATCGGAGTCGATATCACCCCGTCCGGCACCCCTTGGGCGGCGTTTGCTGGCTCATGCCCGGGTCCGGTGGGGCCGGCTAACGCCACCGCGTGCGCCGGCCAGGGCTCCAACTCCCAGGCGAACGAGGCGGTCGCCGGGCGTCTCACCTGGTCGGGATGAACCGCAGCCGGCAGGAATTCCGTCGAGCCGAACCGAAAACCTTCCCCCGACGGTCGGTCTGGACATTGGCGGCAACTTGGAGGTTCTGGGGAACATGCGGTTGAGGCGAGCCGGTGCGGCCTTGGCGGGGACATTGGCGCTCGGGCTTGCCGCGTCCCTCACCATCCCGGCGCTCGCCTCTTCCGGCCCCGCTTCCAAAGCGGGCCAGGTGCCGGGTACCACGGCGGTCACGTCGGCCAGCTCGAGCACCAGCGTCATCGGAGCCTCGGGCGCGGCGACCGCCGCCGGAGCCGCCGCAGCAAGCCATCTCACCCGCCTCGCCCATGACGTTCTCCCGGGTCTCAACCTCGTCGCAGCCGCTGCTCCTGCTCCGTCCACCGAGATCCTCGAAATCGGTGTCGGCCTGGCCCTGCCCAACCAGCCGGCGCTTCAGGCCTTCTACCAATCCGAGTACGACCCCTCCAGTCCGAACTACCGCCAGTTCCTCACGCCCCAGGAGTTCGCGTCCCGATTCGGGGTTTCCGCGCAGACCTACGGCCGGGTGGTTTCCTGGCTGAAGTCGGGAGGGCTCCAGATCACCGAGACCACGCGTGCCGGCGACTGGGTGGCGGCAACGGGCACGGTCGCGCAGCTGCAACGGCTGTTCCAGACAACCATCAACAGTTACCTGGTGAAGGGCGTGTCGTTCGTGGCCAACGCCACCCCACCCTTGGTGCCCGCAGGGGATTCGATCATCTCGGTCGTCGGACTCAACACCCTCCAGAAGTTCAGCACTCCAAAGGTCCCCTCGAAGAGCCGGTCGGCAATCCTCTCGCCGCCCGCGCAGACGCCGAAGTTTCCAGCCTGCCTTCCGTCGTGCACGTACGGGCCTCAGGACATGTGGTCCCTTTACGACGTGCCCTCGTCGAACCTCGGGCAGGGCCAGTCAATCGCAATCTTCGGTGAGGGGCGCACCGACGACGTGATCTCCAACCTTCGAGACTTCGAGCAGCAGTACAAGCTCCCGACCATCCCGGTCAAGGTCACCCGGGTCGGGACAGGGTCGTTCGGCGACGATTCGGGGCAGGGTGAGTGGGACCTCGACACCCAGGCGAGCACCGGCATGGCACCCGACGCATTGGGAGTGGATCTCTACTTCGCCGATTCGCTATTCGACGCCCAGGTCGAGAGCCTGTTCACCAGGTGGGTCGGAGATCCGAACGGGCCCAGCCAGGCGAACGCCTCGTTCGGGGAGTGCGAGACCAACCCGACCAACCCCGTCACCGGGCCCCTGGCCCAGATGCCTTACGGGGTGGCGCTCGGCGACGATCTGGAGCCTGTCGCCGAGCAAACCCTGTTGCAGGCGGCAATGCAAGGACGGACGCTCTTCACCTCCGCTGGTGACACCGGGTCGTCGTGCCCGGCGGTCGTCCTCCCCGCGGTTGGCGCAGGAAATGGGGTCGTCAACCAGGTCGTCCCGCTCCAGGAGTACCCGTGCGCCAGCGACTACGCCGTTTGCGTCGGCGGTACGGTCCTGTGGTCCGATGGGGGCAGCCTCCCGCAACGGGCGATCGAGCGAGCTTGGGAATTCACCGGGGGCGGAGCCGCGTTGTTCCAGGCCGAGCCACCCTTCCAGAAGCGGGTGAGCGCGATCAACGTGCCGTGCCTTCTCGATCAGGACGGGAACCCCTACGCGCGGGGGACAACCTGTCGCGGGGCGCCGGACGTCGCTGCGATGTCAGGAGACATCGCCGACAACGGCTACAACATCGTCGAGAACGGATCGCTGACGCCCGGCGGTGGCGCTGGAACGAGTCTCAGCTCCCCGCTATGGGTCGGAATGTGGACCCGGATCCAGGCCGCGGCGCCCCCGCTCTTCACGTCCAGTGCCCCCGCCACCGGTCCGCCCCGCCGGCACGCGTCGACGACCGTCAAATATCCGGGTCTCGGGTTCGCAGACTTCGCCATCTACCGCGTCGCCGAGAGCACGGCCTATGCGAAGGATTTCTTCGACGTGACCCTGGGCGACAACGGGCTCTATCACGCGACCACCGGGTGGGACTACGTATCTGGATGGGGTGTGCCCGATGTCTCCAATCTGATGCAGACCCTCGACGGCAGAACCACGCCTGTCAACAACATCCTTCCGGTGCCTCCGACTTCCTCGTCGAGCAACTGCGACGCCTTGTGGGCCAATCCTGCTCACACCGCGTCCGACACCTTCATGAACAGCGATCCGCAGCTGACCCTTTTGCAGGGGAACATGGCTCCCGGTCCCAATGGCAAGTCGTTGATCGTGCGGATGACGGTCCAGAACCTCACCGAGACCGTGCCGGTCGGCGCGACCGCCGCGGACTGGTACATGACATGGACCTACAAGGGGACCGTGTACTTCGCCCAAGCCCAACTCGGAGTTCTCCCCGGTTCCGCGCCCGTCTTCTCTGACGGAACCGTCGCGTCGGTGGGATCCAGCCAGCAGTTCCAATCGGCGAACACCGACACCGGTACCTTCGTCACCGGCAAAGACGGAGTCGTCGAAATCGTCGTTCCGCTGGCGCACGTCGGCAACCCGCCGGCGGGCGCCGTCCTCACTCAACCGACCGGCGAGACCTATATCGAGATCGGCGTTCCGCCCAACCCCTTGGGCCTCGGTGTCGCATCGCTGCAGAAGGTCGACGCAGGTGGACCGGGCAACAACTACTCGATCGGGACGACGACCGGGACCAGCGGCTGCACCTTGCCCGAGTAGGCGTCGAAGTGTCTCAGCCGATCTGAAGGTCGAACGGGATTCCTTGCGCCGCAGGGGGGCTCACCTGTTGTCCGTTGATGGCCAGGCTTACCGCGGTCGGGTTGCCGAGCCTGAGCCACGTCGGCCCGGCGACCGTCCAGGCTTGGCCGGGCACCAGGGTTCCCTGGAACAGAAGCCCGCCTTTGGGTCCTGACCTGCGCGCCTCAATCCAGCAGGGCGCAGTCGCGTGGAGAACCACCGAGATCGGGCCGCTCACCTGGTACACCGCCGAAGTCGACGAGGTCATCTCGAGTAGTGACGCCGAGGCCTGCGGTGCCTGTTCGGTGCCGGCCCCCTGCGAGAGGGATGGTGAACCAGGCGCCGGACTGATAGCTGACCGCCCCCCGCTGGCCGTTTGGTGGTGGGGGGCGCCACCCCCGGTTCCGGCTACGGCGAGTCCGATGAGGGCGACGAACACCAGGGCGGCGGCGGCCGCTCCGATTGCTGCGCGCGGCCGCCGGCCCACCTCGACGAACGGTGTACGCCCGTCGTGGAGCGCCCCGGACCACCGCTTGAGGGCTCGAGTCCGAAACCCGGTCAAGAGGGCTTCGCCGACCTGGCTGGTTCGGGTCGACACCGCGCCGAAGCGTTCGAGACCACGGCGCATGTCGAGATGGATTCGAGACGCCCGTTGAGGGCGTCGCGACCGCGGGTTTTCGTCCGCCTTCCGCGGGCCCGATTCGGCGAGAGCGTCGAACCGGAGCATCTGATCGGTCGAATCGGCAGGCTTTTTTGCCGGTATGGTCGGCAGGACCGGTCGCGGAATCGCCGGCGTGTGCGGTTCGGCGGCCGCCAGCGGTTCTAGATTCTGCTGCCGGACCAGCTTCACGCTCGGCCCCGGCAGAAACGCCGCGGCGGGAAGCCCGTTTGCGATCGGAACCCTTGCGGCTGAGGTCGCCGAATGTTCCGGGTCTTTGGTGTCGGTGGACAACGCGTGCCGCGGACGGGAACGGAGAACGGGTGGGGTGCCAGGGGCGTGCTCGGATTCCGCGTCCCGGACCACGCGAACGGCGCTCCGGGACGAGCGCTCCGGCTGCGATCGTTCGGGTCCGGCGTGTTCCGCAGCCAGCTTGCCGATGGTGGCGAGGGCGCGATGCTGCGCCTGCACGGTGTGCCAGGAAGTACGCCGTACGCGAACTCTCATCGCCGCACCTCCAAACGCCAATATCGCCAGTCCGAAGAGCACCCCAGTGCCCACGAGCGGATCGTACGGCGAGCTTGGTGCAATTGGTACTCGGATTTGTCCTTACCCGCTAGGAAAATTCGGGAACCGAAATTCGCCGGTGATCTCAATCCAAACACCCGGTGAAGAGCCGATGTTGAAGAGGTGTCGCCGGCACCGGGGCCTTTACCGGTCAAATGCCCCATGTCCACCGCTACGTGTCTGATGGTGAAAACGCACTCAGGTTGCGCGCCTCTTACTAAAGCGCCCATCCCAAGCCGACGAAACGAGGACAATGTTCCGGGGGAAGCGCGAACGGGAGGATCGGCGTGACGCCGAAGCTCCGCGGGCGCGGCGGGCAACTGTCTCGGACCGTTCGGTTTGGGATCGCCTTGGCGGAAAGTCCTGCTGGGGACGCTGTGCAGCGGCCGTCGTCGCCACTTCGGCCGCGTTTCTGTCGTCACTCTTGGTAGGAACCGGCGGCGCTTCAGCCGCCGAGTCGACGCAGCCCGTGATCGTCCTTACGAACGGAACCTCCGACGCAGCGGGCGCGGCGCAGGCCGTCGGTGCCTCCGTGCTTCGAAGTTTTCCGGATCTCGGTGCGGCTGAGGTATCGGTCAGCGGCGCCGGGTTGGCCACCCTCGCGAGCTCTCCCGACGTCACAACCATCCCGGACGTTCCGATCTCGTTGCAGGGCGGCCCCGTAGCTTCCACCTCGCCACATGTCCCCTCAGCGGTGTTCTCGCAGGAGACCGGCGCCGACCAACTCGCTCAGTCGGGCGACACCGGTCAGGGCGTCGCCATCGCAGTCCTCGACACGGGTATCGCCAACCTTCCTGATTTCTCCGGCCGATTGGTCGGGGGCGTTGACCTCACCGGCGAAGGCAACCCGTTCTTCGACGGTTTCGGTCACGGAACCTTCGTGGCGGGTCTGGTGGCTGGTAACGGCGCCTCGTCGGGCGGTCAGTATCACGGAGAGGCGCCCGCCGCGAACCTCGTATCGGTGAAGGTCGCCGGGGTGACCGGGACCACCACCTTGAGCAGGGTCATCGCCGGCGTCGAGTGGGCCATAGACCACAAGGACCAGTACGGCATAAAGGTCCTCAACATGTCGGTCGGGTTCCAGTCGTTCACGTCGACCCTCCGCAACCCTCTCGACAGGGCGGTAGAGGCGGCGTGGAACGCTGGAATCGCGGTTGTCGCGTCAGCCGGCAACGCCGGGCCTTTCAACGGGACGATCCTGTCGCCCGGTGACGACCCTCTGGTCATCACGGTCGGGGCGCTCGACGACATGGCGACGCCATCGGTCTCCGACGACACGATGACCGATTTCAGCAGCGTCGGGCCGACAGCAGCGGACGGCTGGGTCAAGCCCGATCTGGTCACGTCCGGACGCTCGGTTATCAGCGTCGCTGCGCCGGGCTCGACCGTCTACGACCTGTTTCCCTCGGCACGCATCGGCTCGGGGAACTTCAAGGGGTCAGGAACCTCGTTCAGCGCAGCCATAACCAGCGGCGCGGCGGCCCTGGTCCTTGCAGACAATCCGGGCATCACTCCGAATCAGCTGAAGGCCCGGTTGCTGGGCAACGCAGGACCCGGCCCGGTCGGAAACCCGTTCGTGGATGGGCACGGCGCACTCAACGCATATACAGCCGCCACCTCCGCGCCTATGGACCTCCACCAATCGACCGATGGGTTGCGGCCGACCCGACCGGGCAGCACCGTCTCGTTGGTTCCGACCGGCTCGGTCGACACCTGGAATCCGGCGATCTGGTCGGGCGCCGCCTGGAATGGTGCTGCTTGGAACGGTGCTGCGTGGAACGGCGCGGCGTGGAACGGCGCCGCTTGGAACGGCTTCACCTTGTCGGGCGCTGCTTGGAACGGTGCTGCGTGGAACGGCGCCGCTTGGAACGGTGCCGCGTGGAACGGTGCTGCCTGGAATGGTGCGGCGTGGAACGGCAGCTCCTGGACAGGAGCAGCTTGGAACGCAAGCGCACTGAGCGGTGCCGCTTGGAACGGCGCTGCTTGGAACGGCGCTGCTTGGAAC
The sequence above is a segment of the Acidimicrobiales bacterium genome. Coding sequences within it:
- a CDS encoding iron-sulfur cluster biosynthesis family protein, with amino-acid sequence MTAEAADAIQDLVSDHPGAGLRISSRGNDGNQVELGLALTEQPGPSDQVIEQEGCRVFVEDAVAPLLDGRTLDARLTGEEELRFTLLP
- a CDS encoding PilT/PilU family type 4a pilus ATPase, encoding MVDLTEILAHLIEQGGSDLHLGANSPPRVRVNADLRPAPFPALNATALQAVLAKVLPADRYEEYERTGEADFSLSVPGIGRFRGNACRQRGSAAIVLRRVLPNAVTAEALGLPPIVTRLSTEHRGMILVTGPTGSGKTTTLAAMIDHINSTRACKIVTIEDPIEVIHTDKRSVIWQREIGTDTNDYAQAMRRVLRQDPDVIFIGEMRDTETVNAALSAAETGHLVLSTLHTANATDTVNRIVDFFPSYQQKQVRLTLAGVLKGVLSQRLVPLASGEGRAAAIEAMVVTGRIADKIVDPSSGGDTIEKQIEDGEYLGMQTFDQSLFRLVQSGEISLRSAMAASTNPHDLRVALETAGVLAVGAV
- a CDS encoding long-chain-fatty-acid--CoA ligase — translated: MKELVYHRYLLPTVERLTSEPASVDGEFVASYEQHLERVNRLADGMRTELGVEKGDRYAVMTLNGHHYLELYHASLLSGSIINPLNLRLAPMELSFILKDSGSKVCFADAFFASHIEKIREEAGLEKLVLVGDTFGGDVAHDASYEDVVAAGDNVLPAEPDEDDISILMYTGGTTGLPKGVVIDQRALMLDLYKVATRFGMDQDFVYLHQTPMFHAASLGAILAIPAVGGLTAYVALFDPAKVLEAVEQHHVNMTVMVPTMISMLLDHPDFKPERLSSLHSLVYGASPMSTALLQRVLDTFPDMSIYQGYGMTENCGLLTCLGPEEHRAGGDLLRSAGRPMPGSVVSIQDEAGNILKPGETGEVCAQAGNYMREYWNRPEETEAAFRGGWYHTGDAGYVDSAGYVYLIDRVKDMIVTGGENVYSAEVENAIASHPGVAQVAVIGVPSDRWGEEVLAIIVLKEGAQPTVEDIQHWARERIAGYKVPKRVEFRAEPLPLSGAMKVLKRELRAPYWEGRERAVE
- a CDS encoding EAL domain-containing protein, with protein sequence MNEEQVDPSVNVNGSARSGAELDLDAQLELLGHEVQARAGEIAAAVLQWWDNRHPESSRATDLQIREDIVRTTELGAATLGRFLVTRTLPSAEERDTISAPGKAPLHDTISIGELTKLYLVWRDTTYERLGRWGHELCISDKAIASAKDFARIGSDSSIVNVVREFESEFHKLRRELSEEQQRLAHNALHDGLTGLPNRTLLVDRLEQLTAKPSRNRQGFAVLFIDIDRFKSVNDLAGHSAGDALLISVAARLRGVIRTGDTLARLGGDEFVILCPDLSDPESEAAAVAERVTAVVSQPFRLGDPAQEFYVSASVGVGIAGAGDDAESLLLRADAAMYAAKNRGGSGFQIYDESVDRSLRRRPELLNDLHGAAGRGEISVHYQPVVDLSSDRIVWLEALARWDHPRFGRVGPDEFIPLAEESGVILPLGRWVIEHAVADCARWTSSGRAGVGVAVNVSGRQFTDDGLPDFVAGVIGDTGLDPKLLTLEITESVIVTSEAATQRALDALKEIGVRLAIDDFGTGYSSLAYLRRLPIDVLKVDRSFVSGLGDAGNDAAIVNAMVELARSLRLAVVAEGVETAAELEMVKRAGCDEAQGYLLGRPGPL
- a CDS encoding sialidase family protein; translated protein: MRRRRGRFLLGACVAACAAIVGLVQPVRAANGDRLAGCQLDRQAVAYKSGGVLVEPQPRSAPVPCLVATGFGGSEPQVVALKNGGLVYEPAIITPGLAGTGFLPGAPGPRLSTMFSPGGLAVSNDNGATWSFNEPAGATWVPQDDALYVDRETARLFYYALAANPVPQGGVVPPQDQIPAGEAHLMMSPDGGKTWNEVSLPGFVESENPRFTSAPPRPGQPSPSGYPDVVYWCGNNAVNLGLPLPGFRACYRTLDGGFTWRQVSLLGSAPAPQHGQCGTSQETFSDMDPNYPQGAPDGSVYAEVQCGSTTFLARSFDEGQTWPLVDRQDGKPVTLPVNGELRVGTHGDLYLADQKGSAVDLRVSRDGGRTWSSPVDMTPPGVGTIVQWAFAERGAGEVAASYLVQRGSQSLYDGYLSFTLDARDADPTFWGASLNPLSDPMRTSAPPQARDDYIGVDITPSGTPWAAFAGSCPGPVGPANATACAGQGSNSQANEAVAGRLTWSG